Below is a genomic region from Virgibacillus dokdonensis.
TCATACTTTTCTAGTTCAATTAAACCTAAAATAGTGTGGAGTTGATTCATAAACTTATGGTTTTGCGCACGTAAAGAATCAATGTATTGTTCCGTCCCGCTTAACTCTCGAATTAGATGCTGTAGCTCAGATTGATCATATAAAGTCGCCACCGCTCCATAGATGTTCTTATCAATATAGATCAGTTGCACATTGACGATAAATTCAAAATGGTTAATGACTGTTACTCGGTTAGCGATCGGTTTCTCTGTTTTAAATACATCGTCAAATATTAAGGAAAAAAGCGTATCATTAAGGTATCCATTGGAATTTGCTTTTGTTGCAACTTCTGTTTTATTGAGTAGCTTATTAAAATTAACATTTTGTAATAATACCTTCCGCTTAGGAGAAACAGCAATAATTGCTTCACTAACAGAGTCAATAATAATTTCTTTCTCTTTCATATGAGCAACAATTTGTTTAGGTTCAAGTCCTAATAGCACTTTTTTCAAATATCTTGCTAAGTAAAGCGCACCTATGATACCTACTAATAGACCAACACCGAGGCCGACATATAAATTTTTCCGCGCATTCCATAATTCATCATTAATAGTTTGTTGCACATACCCTACGCAAACAATTCCAATCTGTTCCCCTTCGTCATTCCAAATCGGTGTAAAAAAGCGTGTTCCTTCTCCAAGGATTCCTACATGCCTAGAATAATGCTCTGTACCATTCAATGATCTACTTGCATCGTCAATATTAGAAAATGTGCCACCAATTACACTTTCATCTGGATGTGACTTTCGAGTAAGGTCATTATCTAAAACAACAACAAAGCTGACGCCAGTTGCATTCATCACTTCATTTGCATAGTTTTGAATAGCAGCGTCTGACGGAGAACCTTCCACTTTGTCTATCACACGCGTATCTTTAGCGACCATTCTAGCAACATTTTTAATTTTATTTTGCACTGCTCGATGTTCTCTCTCCAATACATAGTCATCTAAAAGAATGGCAGAAGCAATAAGCGAGGCTATGACAGAGATTAAAACGAGCAAGGTAGTCATTTTCTTCAATGAAAGTTTTGCCAGCCATTTATCTTTAATGTTGTCCAGATCCCTTCTGTTTTTTCTGTTCTTTATTGTAGCAGGATTGCATCCTCACTTCCAATAGTATGTGAGGAAATGAGCCTGAAAAGTACTTAAGAATTTTTTGCACAAATTAAGTATTAGTACAAATGTGGTTCGTTAAGAGTTGGTGACATGAACAATAATGAGAGAGTTGGTAACATTTGTTAGTCTCTGTAAGGAGATTAGTAAACAAGTGCTCCATATAAAAAGGGAAGGGAATATGCTTTTCATCTAGTTCATGCACCTGATCATAAGTGGTTAAATCATAAAGATAGTTGAGACTAAGGAGTGTGTTATACAGATTATTGGACTTGGTTGAAGATCAGATCCCATTGCTTGTTGTTTAATTGATGCAAAACTTAATCTAAAAGAAGATACTATGGTGTGATATGTATAAAAATGTTGGTTTTAACTACGTAGCGATATTCGTTCATAGAAATGGTGATACAGAAACTGTGTATATTGTCATGACCAAAGAAATATGGAGAAATTGACAAGTATTATATCGATTACGATTTCCTACGAATACTTGCAATATCACACGTTCTTATGTATAATAATAATTGTCGCTTTTAATTGATTCTATGATTCCGTAGCTCAGCTGGGAGAGCGCCACCTTGACAGAGGCTGACGGAAATTAAACGGATTACATACGCGCTGAAACGTTGTTAAATCAATGTTTTGGCGCTTTTTTGTGCGTTGATATAACGATGACATAGCGGTGACTTAGACGTAAGGTAAAGGAACTAATTCGGTACGTTGCACGCCATTCCAAACAGGGAGGTGTGCTTTTTTTTGTGGGCAAAATTAAAGAGGATTTACCTATATTATTTCGAACATTCCTATCAATTAAAATTGCCGAGGGTAAGGCAGAATCAACTATAAAACAATACGAAGATAATTACGCATATTTTGAGAGATTCCTTGAATTGCGAGAGATGCCTAAATCTTTTAGTGAGTTAAATCGAACGTTATTTCGGGACTATATCACGTATATGCAAAAAGAGATTATTACTTTTGACGGACACCACTATAAAAGTAAAAAGCAACGTAAAAAAGGGCTAGCATCAGGAACTATCAATACTAGATTAAAAACGCTTAGGGTGATGTTTAGGTGTCTGTACGAGGAAGAAATAACATCAAATAATCCAATGGCGGGTATAAAGAACATTCCCGACCCAGTAGATAATATCGAAGTATTGTCAATTGACGAAATGAGGGGGTTGCTACAAGCACCGGATAAAACAAGTTACGCAGGAATGCGTGATGTTTCACTTTTATATCTTTCAATTGATTCTATGGCTCGAATTGGCGAGTTAACGCAATTAAAGAGTAACGATTTTGACTTTGACCATAACACCGTAACTATAAGAGCGGGAGTTGCTAAAAACAGAAAACCACGTACTTTGCCACTAAGACCGGCTACGACGAAACTTGTTAAGCGATTGGTTCTAGCAAATGAGGATTTTGATACAGAATACGTGTTTTTAACTAACTATGGAGAGCCAATAGATAGGGATTTATTTAGAAAGAGACTTTACGAGTATGGAGATAAAGCGAAAATTAAAAAGAAGGTACACCCTCATTTGTTGAGACACTCCGCAGCTACTGCTTTTTTAGAAGATGGAGGTTCAATAAGGCATCTGCAAATGCTACTCGGTCACTCCGACTTGCGGATGGTTTTGCGATACACTCACTTATCAAACAAAGCGGTTGAGGGACAGCATACGTTGCACTCGCCGATAAATAAA
It encodes:
- a CDS encoding ATP-binding protein, yielding MTTLLVLISVIASLIASAILLDDYVLEREHRAVQNKIKNVARMVAKDTRVIDKVEGSPSDAAIQNYANEVMNATGVSFVVVLDNDLTRKSHPDESVIGGTFSNIDDASRSLNGTEHYSRHVGILGEGTRFFTPIWNDEGEQIGIVCVGYVQQTINDELWNARKNLYVGLGVGLLVGIIGALYLARYLKKVLLGLEPKQIVAHMKEKEIIIDSVSEAIIAVSPKRKVLLQNVNFNKLLNKTEVATKANSNGYLNDTLFSLIFDDVFKTEKPIANRVTVINHFEFIVNVQLIYIDKNIYGAVATLYDQSELQHLIRELSGTEQYIDSLRAQNHKFMNQLHTILGLIELEKYEDVHHFVRVLNHNYHREMGFVTDKIKSSAIAGFLLGKTSELDEQGVTLIIDEDSYFPAIKIGDMLHDLLLSMGILIDNAKEAVINSSKKQVILFLKYDEAEEVIMFEVQDTGPGIEKHVLPKIFERGYSTKGENRGYGLDAIQSIVKQYHGLVDVQAKTGRGSTFRIEFPFKWRNKNDESNDR
- a CDS encoding tyrosine-type recombinase/integrase, coding for MGKIKEDLPILFRTFLSIKIAEGKAESTIKQYEDNYAYFERFLELREMPKSFSELNRTLFRDYITYMQKEIITFDGHHYKSKKQRKKGLASGTINTRLKTLRVMFRCLYEEEITSNNPMAGIKNIPDPVDNIEVLSIDEMRGLLQAPDKTSYAGMRDVSLLYLSIDSMARIGELTQLKSNDFDFDHNTVTIRAGVAKNRKPRTLPLRPATTKLVKRLVLANEDFDTEYVFLTNYGEPIDRDLFRKRLYEYGDKAKIKKKVHPHLLRHSAATAFLEDGGSIRHLQMLLGHSDLRMVLRYTHLSNKAVEGQHTLHSPINKIADKRNRPRKTKI